The following are encoded together in the Balaenoptera acutorostrata chromosome 9, mBalAcu1.1, whole genome shotgun sequence genome:
- the CLP1 gene encoding polyribonucleotide 5'-hydroxyl-kinase Clp1 isoform X1, which translates to MVIRGKKKYEARHSSHTEKMGEEANDDKKPTTKFELERETELRFEVEASQSVQLELLTGMAEIFGTELTRNKKFTFDAGAKVAVFTWHGCALQLSGRTEVAYVSKDTPMLLYLNTHTALEQMRRQAEKEEERGPRVMVVGPTDVGKSTVCRLLLNYAVRLGRRPTYVELDVGQGSVSIPGTMGALYIERPADVEEGFSIQAPLVYHFGSTTPGTNIKLYNKITSRLADVFNQRCEVNRRASVSGCVINTCGWVKGSGYQALVHAASAFEVDVVVVLDQERLYNELKRDLPHFVRTVLLPKSGGVVERSKDFRRECRDERIREYFYGFRGCFYPHAFNVKFSDVKIYKVGAPTIPDSCLPLGMSQEDNQLKLVPVTPGRDMVHHLLSVSTAEGTEENLSETSVAGFIVVTSVDLEHQVFTVLSPAPRPLPKNFLLIMDIRFMDLK; encoded by the exons ATGGTGATCAGAGGTAAGAAGAAGTATGAAGCAAG GCACAGCAGCCACACAGAAAAGATGGGAGAGGAGGCCAATGATGACAAGAAGCCAACTACTAAATTTGAACTAGAGCGAGAAACAGAACTTCGCTTTGAGGTGGAGGCCTCTCAGTCAGTTCAGTTGGAGCTGCTCACTGGCATGGCAGAAATCTTTGGCACAGAGCTGACCCGAAACAAGAAATTCACCTTTGATGCTGGTGCCAAGGTGGCTGTTTTCACTTGGCATGGCTGTGCTCTACAGCTCAGTGGCCGCACCGAGGTGGCGTATGTCTCCAAGGACACCCCTATGTTGCTTTATCTCAACACTCATACAGCCTTGGAGCAGATGCGGAGGCAGGCGGAGAAGGAAGAAGAGCGAGGGCCCCGGGTGATGGTAGTGGGCCCCACTGATGTGGGCAAGTCCACAGTGTGCCGTCTCCTGCTCAACTACGCAGTGCGTTTGGGCCGCCGGCCCACTTACGTGGAGTTGGATGTGGGCCAGGGCTCTGTGTCCATCCCTGGTACCATGGGGGCCCTCTACATTGAGCGGCCAGCAGATGTTGAAGAGGGATTCTCTATCCAGGCCCCTCTGGTGTATCATTTTGGCTCCACCACTCCTGGCACCAATATCAAGCTTTATAATAAG ATTACATCTCGTTTAGCAGATGTGTTCAACCAAAGGTGTGAAGTGAACCGAAGGGCCTCTGTGAGTGGCTGTGTCATTAACACCTGTGGCTGGGTCAAGGGCTCTGGTTACCAGGCACTGGTGCATGCAGCCTCAGCCTTCGAGGTGGATGTAGTTGTGGTTCTGGATCAAGAACGACTGTACAATGAACTGAAACGGGACCTACCTCACTTTGTACGCACTGTGCTGCTCCCTAAATCCGGGGGTGTGGTTGAGCGCTCCAAGGACTTCCGGCGGGAATGTAGGGATGAGCGTATCCGTGAGTATTTCTATGGATTCCGGGGCTGTTTCTATCCCCATGCCTTCAATGTCAAATTTTCAGATGTGAAAATCTACAAAGTTGGGGCACCCACCATCCCAGACTCCTGTCTGCCTTTGGGCATGTCTCAGGAGGACAATCAGCTCAAGCTAGTCCCCGTCACCCCTGGCCGAGATATGGTGCACCACCTCCTGAGTGTCagcactgctgagggcacagagGAGAACCTTTCTGAGACAAGTGTGGCTGGCTTCATCGTGGTGACCAGTGTGGACCTAGAGCATCAGGTGTTTACTGTTCTCTCTCCAGCCCCCCGCCCACTGCCTAAGAACTTCCTTCTCATCATGGATATCCGGTTCATGGATCTTAAGTAG
- the CLP1 gene encoding polyribonucleotide 5'-hydroxyl-kinase Clp1 isoform X2: protein MGEEANDDKKPTTKFELERETELRFEVEASQSVQLELLTGMAEIFGTELTRNKKFTFDAGAKVAVFTWHGCALQLSGRTEVAYVSKDTPMLLYLNTHTALEQMRRQAEKEEERGPRVMVVGPTDVGKSTVCRLLLNYAVRLGRRPTYVELDVGQGSVSIPGTMGALYIERPADVEEGFSIQAPLVYHFGSTTPGTNIKLYNKITSRLADVFNQRCEVNRRASVSGCVINTCGWVKGSGYQALVHAASAFEVDVVVVLDQERLYNELKRDLPHFVRTVLLPKSGGVVERSKDFRRECRDERIREYFYGFRGCFYPHAFNVKFSDVKIYKVGAPTIPDSCLPLGMSQEDNQLKLVPVTPGRDMVHHLLSVSTAEGTEENLSETSVAGFIVVTSVDLEHQVFTVLSPAPRPLPKNFLLIMDIRFMDLK from the exons ATGGGAGAGGAGGCCAATGATGACAAGAAGCCAACTACTAAATTTGAACTAGAGCGAGAAACAGAACTTCGCTTTGAGGTGGAGGCCTCTCAGTCAGTTCAGTTGGAGCTGCTCACTGGCATGGCAGAAATCTTTGGCACAGAGCTGACCCGAAACAAGAAATTCACCTTTGATGCTGGTGCCAAGGTGGCTGTTTTCACTTGGCATGGCTGTGCTCTACAGCTCAGTGGCCGCACCGAGGTGGCGTATGTCTCCAAGGACACCCCTATGTTGCTTTATCTCAACACTCATACAGCCTTGGAGCAGATGCGGAGGCAGGCGGAGAAGGAAGAAGAGCGAGGGCCCCGGGTGATGGTAGTGGGCCCCACTGATGTGGGCAAGTCCACAGTGTGCCGTCTCCTGCTCAACTACGCAGTGCGTTTGGGCCGCCGGCCCACTTACGTGGAGTTGGATGTGGGCCAGGGCTCTGTGTCCATCCCTGGTACCATGGGGGCCCTCTACATTGAGCGGCCAGCAGATGTTGAAGAGGGATTCTCTATCCAGGCCCCTCTGGTGTATCATTTTGGCTCCACCACTCCTGGCACCAATATCAAGCTTTATAATAAG ATTACATCTCGTTTAGCAGATGTGTTCAACCAAAGGTGTGAAGTGAACCGAAGGGCCTCTGTGAGTGGCTGTGTCATTAACACCTGTGGCTGGGTCAAGGGCTCTGGTTACCAGGCACTGGTGCATGCAGCCTCAGCCTTCGAGGTGGATGTAGTTGTGGTTCTGGATCAAGAACGACTGTACAATGAACTGAAACGGGACCTACCTCACTTTGTACGCACTGTGCTGCTCCCTAAATCCGGGGGTGTGGTTGAGCGCTCCAAGGACTTCCGGCGGGAATGTAGGGATGAGCGTATCCGTGAGTATTTCTATGGATTCCGGGGCTGTTTCTATCCCCATGCCTTCAATGTCAAATTTTCAGATGTGAAAATCTACAAAGTTGGGGCACCCACCATCCCAGACTCCTGTCTGCCTTTGGGCATGTCTCAGGAGGACAATCAGCTCAAGCTAGTCCCCGTCACCCCTGGCCGAGATATGGTGCACCACCTCCTGAGTGTCagcactgctgagggcacagagGAGAACCTTTCTGAGACAAGTGTGGCTGGCTTCATCGTGGTGACCAGTGTGGACCTAGAGCATCAGGTGTTTACTGTTCTCTCTCCAGCCCCCCGCCCACTGCCTAAGAACTTCCTTCTCATCATGGATATCCGGTTCATGGATCTTAAGTAG
- the YPEL4 gene encoding protein yippee-like 4, producing MPSCDPGPAPACLPTKTFRSYLPRCHRTYSCVHCRAHLAKHDELISKSFQGSHGRAYLFNSVVNVGCGPAEQRLLLTGLHSVADIFCESCKTTLGWKYEQAFETSQKYKEGKYIIEMSHMVKDNGWD from the exons ATGCCCAGCTGCGACCCTGGCCcggcccctgcctgcctccccaccAAGACTTTCCGCAGCTACCTGCCCCGCTGCCACCGCACCTACAGCTGCGTCCACTGCCGTGCACACCTGGCCAAACACGATGAGCTTATTTCCAAG TCCTTCCAAGGGAGCCACGGCCGAGCCTACCTGTTTAACTCCGT GGTCAACGTGGGCTGTGGGCCCGCTGAACAGCGTCTCCTGCTCACGGGGCTCCACTCGGTAGCTGATATTTTCTGCGAGAGCTGCAAAACCACCCTCGGCTGGAAATAT GAACAAGCTTTTGAGACGAGCCAGAAGTACAAGGAAGGGAAGTACATCATTGAAATGTCACACATGGTGAAGGACAACGGCTGGGACTGA